A genomic window from Lycium barbarum isolate Lr01 chromosome 4, ASM1917538v2, whole genome shotgun sequence includes:
- the LOC132637743 gene encoding agamous-like MADS-box protein AGL80 — translation MNLKGVRNTSNLDPSAKKSIIEKRLESLRKPANDLSILCGIEIGLIVFALSENNTYTWPCSTKAKYIVREYLAFPEGKRLNNLVNHEKYLQLAANAQEEYINKIEQMVEEIEVENLFNQLIKGAKAFDELGVREINGLKKLFVVERIKLEERKKKLNQDVEKEICSNEQIVGEETDGHP, via the coding sequence ATGAATCTGAAAGGGGTTAGGAACACTAGTAATCTCGATCCAAGTGCAAAAAAGTCCATTATAGAAAAAAGATTAGAATCACTACGTAAGCCAGCAAATGATTTATCTATTCTATGTGGTATAGAAATTGGTCTAATTGTTTTTGCTCTTAGCGAAAACAATACCTATACTTGGCCATGTTCAACCAAGGCTAAATATATAGTCAGGGAATATTTAGCTTTCCCCGAGGGTAAAAGGTTGAATAATTTGGTCAATCATGAAAAGTACCTTCAATTAGCAGCGAATGCTCAGGAAGaatatattaataaaatagaGCAAATGGTTGAGGAAATTGAAGTGGAGAACCTCTTCAACCAACTTATTAAGGGAGCAAAAGCATTCGATGAACTTGGTGTTAGAGAAATCAATGGTTTGAAAAAGCTATTTGTTGTTGAGAGGATCAAACTTGAGGAAAGGAAGAAAAAACTTAATCAAGATGTTGAAAAAGAAATTTGTTCTAATGAACAAATTGTTGGAGAAGAGACTGATGGGCATCCTTAG